The following are from one region of the Rhodopirellula bahusiensis genome:
- a CDS encoding sulfatase, which produces MRHFCIIGIAFAFLAGSAVGQVNAQPKQPNVLMVAVDDLNHWLTFMGRNPQAQTPNFDRLAKMGLAFTNAYCAVPACEPSRCALMGGRRPWTTGCYKNGDQWKKYQPAGDGLSAQFLKAGYNVFGAGKIYHSMDNHPSEWTDYMSKKGFSANGPGVQKMDGFHNDKVHPDLKDKDLIDWHTTDYCIERMNADSDQPFFIACGLYKPHLPFVAPRKYYDAFPLDSIQLPPHRENDLDDLPPAGLRMAGADKDHKKFLKSGRWKAAIQSYLATCAYTDMNLGRLLDAYESSPQKNNTILVLWTDHGWSLGEKQHWRKFALWEEPTRTPMIWVVPGMTTPGTLCERTVDLMSVYPTLCKLAGVPVPEHVEGHEITSLLEDADAEWNIPAITTHGYENHAVRSEQYRYIRYANGDEELYDSRNDPYEYDNLAGKPELQIVKDELAKWLPKDAVKPKR; this is translated from the coding sequence ATGAGACACTTTTGCATTATCGGCATCGCCTTCGCTTTCTTGGCTGGTTCGGCGGTTGGTCAGGTCAACGCTCAACCGAAGCAACCCAATGTGTTGATGGTGGCGGTTGATGACCTCAATCATTGGTTGACGTTCATGGGGCGGAATCCTCAAGCTCAAACGCCTAACTTTGATCGCTTGGCTAAGATGGGTTTGGCGTTCACCAACGCCTACTGCGCGGTACCCGCTTGTGAACCATCTCGATGCGCGTTGATGGGTGGGCGTCGACCTTGGACCACCGGATGCTACAAGAACGGTGACCAGTGGAAGAAGTACCAACCGGCCGGTGATGGGTTGTCGGCTCAGTTCTTGAAAGCGGGATACAACGTCTTCGGTGCCGGCAAGATCTACCACTCGATGGACAACCATCCCTCCGAATGGACAGACTACATGTCCAAGAAGGGCTTTTCAGCCAACGGTCCGGGCGTGCAAAAGATGGATGGATTTCACAACGACAAAGTTCATCCCGACCTGAAGGACAAAGACCTGATCGATTGGCACACGACCGACTACTGCATCGAACGGATGAACGCGGATTCCGACCAACCGTTCTTCATCGCCTGTGGACTCTACAAACCGCACCTGCCATTCGTTGCACCAAGGAAATACTACGACGCCTTTCCGCTGGATTCGATTCAACTTCCGCCCCACCGCGAAAATGATTTGGATGACTTGCCACCGGCTGGTCTGCGGATGGCGGGTGCCGACAAAGACCACAAGAAGTTCTTGAAATCTGGTCGTTGGAAGGCGGCCATCCAGTCTTACTTGGCGACGTGTGCCTACACCGACATGAACCTGGGCCGGTTGCTGGACGCGTATGAAAGCAGCCCACAAAAGAACAACACGATCTTAGTTCTTTGGACCGACCACGGTTGGTCACTCGGCGAAAAGCAACACTGGCGCAAGTTCGCCTTGTGGGAAGAACCGACGAGAACGCCGATGATCTGGGTCGTGCCCGGCATGACCACGCCAGGAACACTTTGTGAACGGACCGTGGATTTGATGTCGGTCTATCCCACGCTTTGCAAATTGGCTGGGGTGCCGGTTCCTGAGCACGTGGAAGGTCACGAGATCACTTCGTTGCTCGAGGACGCAGATGCCGAGTGGAACATCCCCGCGATCACGACTCACGGTTACGAGAACCACGCCGTTCGTAGCGAACAGTATCGCTACATCCGGTACGCGAACGGCGATGAGGAGTTGTACGACAGCCGCAACGATCCGTATGAGTACGACAACTTGGCCGGCAAGCCGGAGTTGCAAATCGTCAAAGATGAGCTGGCAAAATGGTTGCCGAAAGATGCGGTGAAGCCTAAGCGATAA
- a CDS encoding eL24 family ribosomal protein, whose protein sequence is MAKRWISALAVLLVATTTVVAADAVEKTVDLKDVKCVVAPRDAQASKSAEYKEGKVFFCCNGCEGKFTKAPEKFATQANRQLVQTKQYEQKACPLTGGKLNPETLITVDGAKVAFCCNNCKGKVEGTEEKKQAELVFSDKAFSKGFKKKAEKTDG, encoded by the coding sequence ATGGCTAAACGTTGGATCTCAGCCCTGGCGGTCCTGTTGGTCGCCACCACCACCGTGGTTGCCGCGGACGCCGTGGAAAAAACCGTGGACTTGAAAGACGTGAAGTGCGTCGTCGCTCCACGCGATGCTCAAGCGAGCAAGTCAGCCGAATACAAAGAAGGCAAGGTGTTCTTCTGCTGCAACGGCTGCGAAGGCAAATTCACCAAGGCACCTGAGAAGTTCGCGACTCAGGCCAACCGCCAACTGGTTCAAACCAAACAGTACGAACAGAAAGCGTGCCCACTGACTGGCGGCAAACTGAACCCCGAAACGTTGATCACAGTCGATGGTGCGAAAGTCGCTTTCTGCTGCAACAATTGCAAGGGCAAGGTCGAAGGCACCGAGGAAAAGAAGCAAGCTGAATTGGTCTTCAGCGACAAAGCGTTCAGCAAGGGCTTCAAAAAGAAAGCCGAAAAGACCGACGGTTGA